A region of Anopheles merus strain MAF chromosome 2R, AmerM5.1, whole genome shotgun sequence DNA encodes the following proteins:
- the LOC121590850 gene encoding protein NipSnap produces MSLASLRHARAVLPQPVRTLATSSALSKDESSWLSKLMVRKIEPTKNSHSRMLSDKFDIYELHTHNVRPDSVGKYLENYKNTVQIVQSKGNLSMELIGSWNVEVGDLDQCLHLWRYTGGFEMVDQAKRELSSDKSYVQLMQERGTFLRSRHLQYLLAFSYWPQLQLREGKNIYEIRSYRLKPGTMIEWGNNWARAINHRQNNNEAFAGYFSQIGRLYNVHHIWCYKDLQGRKETRESAWRSPGWDECVAYTVPLIREMHCRILAPTEFSPTQ; encoded by the exons ATGTCCTTAGCATCTCTACGTCACGCACGGGCAGTTCTGCCGCAGCCGGTTAG GACACTGGCGACGAGCAGCGCCCTGAGCAAGGACGAATCGTCATGGCTGAGCAAGCTGATGGTTCGCAAGATCGAACCGACGAAAAACTCCCACAGCCGGATGCTGAGCGACAAGTTCGACATCTACGAGCTGCACACGCACAATGTCCGCCCGGATTCGGTCGGAAAATATCTGGAAAACTA CAAAAACACGGTCCAAATCGTACAATCCAAGGGGAACCTGTCGATGGAGCTGATAGGCTCGTGGAACGTGGAGGTGGGCGATCTGGACCAATGTCTGCACCTGTGGCGCTATACCGGCGGCTTCGAAATGGTGGACCAAGCGAAGCGAGAGCTCAGCAGCGATAAG AGCTACGTGCAGTTGATGCAGGAACGGGGCACCTTTCTGCGGTCTCGGCATTTGCAGTACCTGCTAGCATTTAGCTACTGgccgcagctgcagctgcgCGAGGGCAAAAACATCTACGAAATCCGTTCTTACCGACTGAAGCCGGGCACGATGATCGAGTGGGGCAACAACTGGGCCCGGGCGATCAACCACCGCCAGAATAACAACGAAGCGTTCGCCGGCTACTTTTCGCAGATCGGGCGCCTCTACAACGTGCACCACATTTGGT GCTACAAGGATTTGCAGGGACGAAAGGAAACGCGCGAATCGGCCTGGCGATCGCCCGGCTGGGACGAATGCGTCGCCTACACTGTGCCACTGATCCGCGAAATGCACTGCCGCATCCTAGCTCCGACCGAGTTTTCACCGACCCAGTAG
- the LOC121590849 gene encoding probable ATP-dependent RNA helicase DDX28 gives MAKLARVCLSLRARFSTQVRPLAAVPGQGPVPVVTCKRQQFNLYQHDLPASPERIKFGELPLASDGWRHRRSNGDYFIIHPVQRAYEAYGLSNLTFPELGISEPLVENLKQQHVLSPTHFQVEGIRAMLDGSHLLLAAETGCGKTYTYLVPVVEQIMRRRLHERQRDFNTPLMLIITPGRELAQQIGAVAARLTDGTGIKTRIVLGGRTKQQMLNPSFEDIDILVASFGAISKLITSGIYRMEEVRYVVLDEADTLLDDSFSSKLLHLMKRFPFHKNHLQDLGEGIHGTQLILAAATMPSNMEELLARLVNVATIEQVLSPNLHRLMGHVTQRFMRVRKSDRPQILLDLVRKDAKRNVPTIIFSNKTPACDFVSMHLNGHGLPCVNLNGDMILKLRLGQFEKFQQAEVNVLSTTDVASRGLNTIRAAHVINFDFPLYTADYIHRVGRIGRIGSRNDCLATNLISSQAEIGAVQRLEHAARTTNVLRNVDANVKGIIRRRMQKLSGMPNEGDILTVGKQKG, from the coding sequence ATGGCAAAGTTAGCACGCGTGTGCCTTTCGCTGCGGGCCCGCTTCTCCACCCAGGTGCGACCGTTGGCGGCCGTCCCGGGCCAGGGACCGGTGCCCGTGGTAACGTGCAAACGGCAGCAGTTCAACCTCTACCAGCACGATCTGCCCGCCAGCCCGGAACGGATCAAGTTTGGCGAACTGCCGCTCGCCTCCGACGGCTGGCGGCACCGGCGCTCCAATGGCGATTACTTCATCATCCACCCGGTGCAGCGGGCGTACGAGGCGTACGGGCTGAGCAACCTTACCTTCCCGGAGCTGGGCATTAGCGAACCGTTGGTGGAAAACCTGAAACAGCAGCACGTCCTGTCGCCCACCCACTTTCAGGTGGAGGGCATACGGGCCATGCTGGACGGGAGCCATCTGCTGCTGGCCGCTGAGACGGGATGCGGCAAAACCTACACCTACCTGGTGCCGGTGGTGGAACAGATTATGCGCCGCCGGTTGCACGAAAGGCAGCGCGATTTCAACACACCCCTGATGCTGATCATTACGCCCGGTCGCGAGCTTGCGCAGCAGATAGGGGCGGTGGCGGCGAGGCTTACGGATGGGACCGGTATCAAGACGCGGATTGTGCTCGGTGGCCGCACAAAGCAACAGATGCTGAATCCATCGTTCGAGGACATCGACATACTGGTGGCGAGCTTCGGTGCGATCAGCAAGCTGATCACGAGCGGCATCTACCGCATGGAGGAGGTCCGGTACGTGGTGCTGGACGAAGCGGACACACTGCTGGACGACAGCTTCAGCAGCAAGCTGTTGCACCTGATGAAGCGATTCCCCTTCCACAAAAACCATCTGCAGGATCTCGGCGAGGGCATTCACGGTACGCAACTGATCCTGGCCGCGGCCACCATGCCCTCCAACATGGAGGAGCTGCTGGCGAGGCTGGTCAACGTGGCAACGATCGAGCAGGTGCTGAGCCCGAACCTGCACCGCCTAATGGGGCACGTTACGCAGCGCTTCATGCGCGTACGCAAATCCGACCGACCGCAGATACTGCTCGATCTGGTGCGGAAGGACGCGAAGCGCAATGTGCCGACGATCATTTTCAGCAACAAAACGCCCGCCTGCGACTTTGTGTCGATGCACCTGAACGGGCACGGGCTGCCGTGCGTCAACCTGAACGGTGACATGATACTGAAGCTGCGATTGGGCCAGTTCGAAAAGTTTCAGCAAGCCGAGGTGAACGTGTTGTCCACGACGGATGTGGCGAGCCGCGGGTTAAACACGATCCGTGCGGCACATGTGATCAACTTTGACTTTCCACTGTACACGGCGGACTACATTCATCGGGTTGGGCGCATCGGGCGCATCGGCAGCAGGAACGATTGTTTGGCGACGAATTTGATCTCGAGCCAGGCTGAGATTGGAGCTGTGCAGCGGCTGGAGCATGCAGCAAGAACAACGAACGTGCTGCGGAATGTGGATGCAAATGTGAAGGGTATTATACGGAGAAGAATGCAGAAACTGAGCGGAATGCCCAACGAAGGGGACATACTTACTGTAGGCAAGCAGAAGGGATAA
- the LOC121587855 gene encoding mitochondrial import inner membrane translocase subunit Tim22, with product MATLLPKPVDPEEAAKQNSATKTEGIFFPGSDLDEVAKHFIGNIHRYRENIIIPKMYGVVQIKTNEEKLVEAAFESCAFKSFMSCVLGYGLGAAIGLFSSSVNPSIADPMAGDKQQTAREIFREMRAATHSYGKNFAVIGAVFAAVECAIESKRGVSDWKNGTYAGAVTGGLIGLRAGVKAGIIGAAGFAAFSTVIDYYMRHR from the exons ATGGCCACCCTTTTACCGAAGCCCGTCGATCCGGAGGAGGCGGCCAAGCAGAACAGCGCCACCAAAACGGAGGGCATATTTTTCCCCGGCTCCGATCTGGACGAGGTGGCCAAACATTTCATCGGTAACATTCACCG CTATCGGGAAAACATCATCATACCGAAAATGTACGGCGTGGTGCAGATAAAAACCAACGAGGAAAAGCTGGTGGAAGCCGCCTTCGAGAGCTGTGCGTTCAAATCGTTCATGAGCTGCGTGCTCGGGTACGGGTTGGGCGCGGCCATCGGTCTGTTCAGCTCGTCCGTCAATCCGAGCATTGCCGATCCGATGGCGGGCGATAAGCAGCAGACGGCGAGGGAAATTTTCCGCGAAATGCGCGCAGCGACACACTCGTACGGCAAAAACTTTGCCGTCATCGGGGCAGTGTTTGCAGCGGTCGAGTGCGCCATCGAGTCG aaACGTGGCGTTTCCGACTGGAAGAATGGTACCTACGCCGGAGCGGTGACGGGAGGATTGATTGGCTTAAGAG cGGGAGTCAAGGCTGGAATAATTGGAGCAGCGGGTTTCGCTGCGTTCTCCACGGTTATAGATTACTACATGCGACACAGATAA